A stretch of the Maridesulfovibrio bastinii DSM 16055 genome encodes the following:
- the kdsB gene encoding 3-deoxy-manno-octulosonate cytidylyltransferase has product MTDCFGFIPARYDSSRFPGKPLAEICGKPMFWHVWNRAMKCPELKKVILATDSEIIFEAAEKLDVPVVMTDSSHTSGTDRILEAARKTGILGNSIVVNIQGDEPCLEPEMLTELIRPFNKAETRVTTLASPINFDEAQSRDRVKVALAKDGRALYFSRAPIPFSHTGNEQFLLHIGLYGFRMEALELFASLEQGYLEQREKLEQLRLLENGIPIHVAVTRHSCHGVDRPEDLHTVIKILERQQ; this is encoded by the coding sequence ATGACAGATTGTTTCGGGTTTATTCCCGCAAGATATGATTCCAGCCGGTTTCCCGGAAAACCATTAGCCGAAATCTGCGGAAAACCAATGTTCTGGCATGTATGGAACCGTGCCATGAAATGTCCGGAACTTAAAAAAGTTATCCTCGCCACAGACAGCGAAATAATTTTTGAAGCAGCGGAAAAACTTGATGTACCGGTAGTGATGACCGATTCTTCCCACACAAGCGGGACCGACAGGATTCTGGAAGCGGCAAGAAAAACTGGTATACTTGGTAATTCTATCGTGGTAAATATTCAAGGAGATGAACCCTGCCTTGAACCTGAAATGCTCACAGAGTTGATCAGACCATTTAATAAAGCAGAAACACGCGTAACGACACTGGCCTCGCCGATAAACTTTGACGAAGCGCAAAGTCGTGACAGGGTAAAAGTTGCTCTTGCAAAAGACGGCAGAGCACTATACTTTTCCCGCGCACCCATACCGTTTTCGCATACAGGAAACGAACAATTCCTGTTGCATATTGGTTTATACGGATTCCGGATGGAAGCCCTTGAACTGTTTGCATCCCTTGAACAGGGATATCTTGAGCAGCGTGAAAAGCTTGAGCAGTTAAGACTTCTGGAAAACGGAATTCCCATTCATGTAGCGGTAACTCGGCATTCTTGTCATGGAGTAGACCGCCCCGAAGACCTTCACACAGTTATAAAGATTCTTGAGAGGCAGCAATAA
- the carA gene encoding glutamine-hydrolyzing carbamoyl-phosphate synthase small subunit, with protein sequence MKAILALEDGTWFEGESFTGPGETGGEAIFNTGMTGYQEILTDPSYTGQMVCMTYPLIGNYGITEEDIESDKIHVSGFIVKECCKKPSNWRSVMPLHEYLQKAGVMGIEGIDTRALTRHLRVNGAMRGIISTEELDPVKLAAKAAALPTMEGCNLADQVSPDTAYTWKDSKPCPIDVTGGFKWTSDRPHLVVIDYGTKWNILRLLDEQGFEIVGVPSSFSEKQIRDLEPDALFLSNGPGDPAVLTHAVETAKALCQDYPTAGICLGHQILGQALGGKAFKLKFGHHGCNHPVMDMETEKIEISSQNHGFCVDISGCSDLVMTHKNLNDETLEGFAHKSKPIIAIQFHPEAAPGPHDSCYFFSRFRDMVKDQIGK encoded by the coding sequence ATGAAAGCCATTCTGGCACTTGAAGACGGAACCTGGTTCGAAGGTGAATCCTTCACCGGCCCCGGAGAAACCGGAGGCGAAGCCATCTTCAATACCGGCATGACCGGCTATCAGGAAATTCTGACAGACCCTTCCTACACCGGACAGATGGTCTGTATGACCTATCCGCTTATCGGAAACTACGGCATTACCGAAGAAGACATTGAGTCCGATAAAATCCATGTATCAGGTTTTATTGTTAAGGAATGCTGCAAAAAACCATCAAACTGGCGTTCTGTAATGCCTCTGCACGAATACCTGCAGAAAGCAGGCGTCATGGGAATCGAAGGTATCGATACCCGTGCCCTGACCCGACATCTCCGTGTTAACGGAGCCATGCGCGGTATTATTTCTACAGAGGAACTTGATCCGGTTAAACTTGCTGCAAAAGCTGCTGCCCTGCCGACAATGGAAGGCTGCAACCTTGCTGATCAGGTCAGCCCGGATACAGCTTATACATGGAAAGACTCCAAGCCATGTCCTATTGATGTCACAGGCGGCTTCAAATGGACTAGCGACCGTCCCCATCTTGTTGTCATTGATTACGGCACCAAATGGAATATTCTGCGTCTTCTCGATGAGCAGGGATTTGAAATAGTCGGCGTGCCCTCATCTTTTTCAGAAAAACAGATTCGTGATCTTGAACCGGATGCCCTTTTCCTGTCCAACGGTCCGGGAGACCCAGCCGTGCTTACCCATGCTGTTGAAACAGCAAAAGCACTGTGTCAGGATTATCCCACTGCCGGAATATGCCTCGGCCATCAGATACTCGGTCAGGCTCTCGGCGGAAAAGCATTTAAATTAAAATTCGGACATCACGGCTGCAACCATCCGGTTATGGACATGGAAACCGAAAAGATCGAAATATCTTCTCAAAACCACGGTTTTTGTGTAGATATATCAGGTTGCTCTGACCTCGTTATGACTCATAAGAATCTTAACGATGAAACCCTTGAAGGGTTTGCACACAAAAGCAAGCCTATCATAGCAATACAGTTTCATCCGGAAGCAGCTCCCGGTCCGCACGACAGTTGCTACTTCTTCTCCAGATTCCGCGATATGGTAAAAGATCAAATAGGAAAATAA
- a CDS encoding tetratricopeptide repeat protein — protein sequence MSSELMNARKKLATVNTLLKQKKPMPAVQAVYDAVMAMLRSSLMKAEREEFQDLIDSAVHCLNSDKELRQVYPLIINYSHGSEKDLVGTLRELLQELQKNVSEEAHLMAEQMAQRKIDGLEKGQQLIDANKIDDAKKLFNKLIREFKNDTELRAEIADKFIKANLHQEALSYLEEALANDPNAIYLYNRIGIVLRKMKDFETAEKYYLKALELSNKDEYLYFNCGRLYYDWKKWDKMADAATKALQINPNFAEAEKMLNFANKKAGL from the coding sequence ATGTCCAGCGAACTGATGAATGCCCGCAAAAAGCTGGCAACAGTCAACACACTTCTGAAGCAGAAAAAACCAATGCCAGCAGTTCAGGCGGTTTATGATGCTGTAATGGCAATGCTTCGTTCTTCACTGATGAAAGCTGAACGTGAAGAGTTTCAGGATCTTATAGACAGCGCTGTACACTGCCTAAATAGTGATAAAGAATTAAGGCAGGTATATCCCCTTATTATTAATTATTCTCATGGAAGTGAGAAGGATCTTGTTGGAACGCTAAGAGAACTGCTTCAGGAATTACAGAAGAATGTATCCGAAGAAGCCCACTTAATGGCTGAGCAGATGGCTCAAAGAAAAATTGACGGTCTTGAAAAAGGTCAGCAGCTCATTGACGCTAATAAGATTGATGATGCCAAAAAGCTTTTTAATAAACTGATCAGAGAGTTCAAAAACGATACTGAACTTCGGGCTGAAATAGCTGATAAGTTTATTAAAGCGAATCTTCATCAGGAGGCTTTGTCCTACCTTGAGGAAGCTCTGGCAAATGATCCCAATGCAATTTACCTTTATAATCGTATTGGAATCGTTCTGCGCAAAATGAAAGACTTTGAAACTGCTGAAAAATATTATCTCAAAGCTCTTGAACTGAGTAATAAAGACGAATACCTGTATTTTAACTGCGGTCGTCTTTATTATGACTGGAAAAAATGGGATAAAATGGCTGACGCAGCGACCAAAGCTTTGCAAATCAATCCTAATTTTGCCGAAGCTGAAAAAATGCTCAACTTCGCCAACAAAAAAGCCGGATTATAA
- the gmhB gene encoding D-glycero-beta-D-manno-heptose 1,7-bisphosphate 7-phosphatase encodes MKKYVLLDRDGTIIIDKHYLCDPAGVELLPGVVDGLKKFQKSGYGLIILTNQSGIGRGYYQEKDMHAVNNRMTELLAEHGISIAKIYFCPHAPEQNCNCRKPETGMVEAAIRDFGFNIKDSLIIGDKICDIECGIKSGAASILVRTGKGAKEESKCTGKADYIADTISEAADFFICSSKSAM; translated from the coding sequence ATGAAAAAATATGTTCTGCTAGACCGCGACGGAACCATAATTATCGACAAGCATTACCTGTGTGACCCCGCAGGAGTTGAACTGCTGCCCGGCGTTGTTGATGGACTGAAAAAATTTCAAAAATCAGGATACGGTTTGATTATTCTGACAAATCAGTCAGGAATAGGCAGAGGCTACTATCAGGAAAAGGATATGCATGCTGTTAACAACAGGATGACAGAACTCCTTGCAGAACACGGTATATCTATTGCTAAAATTTATTTCTGCCCCCATGCTCCTGAACAGAACTGCAACTGTCGCAAACCTGAAACAGGTATGGTGGAGGCCGCAATCAGAGATTTCGGATTTAACATCAAAGACAGCCTGATTATAGGCGATAAAATCTGTGACATTGAATGCGGCATTAAATCAGGTGCAGCTTCCATACTTGTGCGCACCGGGAAAGGTGCAAAAGAAGAAAGCAAATGCACCGGTAAGGCCGATTACATAGCGGACACAATATCGGAAGCAGCGGATTTTTTCATCTGCTCTTCCAAATCAGCCATGTGA
- a CDS encoding FAD-dependent oxidoreductase, translating to MKIIEADVLIIGSGISGLRAACAALETDANLKVAVAAIGSGPGGASFTNVNDSLGIQVPLSDEDKAGYLADAFALAQNSDFNLDLARIMADEAVDSYEFLKNLGVKFREDSNGPLRFKGCFSKEKRAFVFDDLKFFYKLFADKFISLGGKFLEGLTALSFVVDEGRTHGAVFENDFGDRVAVKSASVIAAMGGPAGLWKYNLSGSNQSAFSYGMLHRAGVEIKNAAFVQFLWCDFESGKFVPPADFFQPDTDLVYLAEKYYFKDLVGRFKGSENFYMQRNTHCPASWLQDDRVLDQALAASAEENGSTLIRPAGKDWMNIIPMAQSGNGGAMIDEHGRTDIQGLYCCGECATGMHGANRIGGGMILSSLVFGRRAGEHAAENVGNKISKDDFRELCADELFSSGHSSLDISAEIQSKATILLGESGYTLLESLKKRLDEGFAGNLDITAYLIIRHMADLEEQMKKSAASDIVSAM from the coding sequence TTGAAAATCATTGAAGCTGATGTCCTGATTATAGGGTCCGGAATTTCAGGGCTTCGGGCCGCATGCGCAGCTCTTGAGACTGATGCGAATCTTAAAGTTGCTGTTGCCGCTATCGGTTCAGGGCCTGGAGGTGCGTCATTTACGAATGTAAATGATTCATTAGGGATTCAGGTTCCTTTGTCTGATGAGGACAAAGCCGGGTATCTGGCTGATGCCTTCGCACTGGCTCAAAATTCTGATTTCAATCTTGATCTGGCCAGAATCATGGCTGATGAAGCTGTTGACAGTTACGAGTTCTTGAAGAATCTCGGAGTGAAATTTAGAGAAGACAGCAATGGTCCTTTGAGGTTCAAAGGATGTTTCAGCAAAGAGAAACGAGCTTTTGTTTTTGATGACCTGAAATTTTTTTATAAATTATTTGCAGATAAATTTATTTCGCTAGGCGGCAAATTTTTAGAAGGTCTAACAGCTCTTTCGTTTGTTGTTGATGAGGGCCGGACTCATGGAGCTGTCTTTGAAAACGATTTCGGCGATAGAGTAGCGGTTAAATCCGCTTCCGTTATTGCTGCCATGGGAGGTCCTGCGGGACTGTGGAAATATAATCTCAGCGGGTCTAATCAAAGTGCGTTTTCGTATGGCATGCTGCATAGGGCCGGGGTGGAAATTAAAAATGCCGCATTTGTCCAGTTTCTATGGTGTGATTTTGAAAGCGGTAAATTTGTTCCACCGGCTGATTTTTTTCAGCCTGATACGGATTTGGTTTATCTTGCTGAAAAATATTATTTCAAGGATCTTGTCGGCCGCTTTAAAGGTTCTGAAAATTTCTACATGCAGCGCAATACCCATTGTCCGGCTTCATGGCTTCAGGACGACCGGGTGCTTGATCAGGCTCTGGCTGCTTCTGCTGAGGAAAACGGTTCAACTCTGATCAGGCCGGCAGGAAAGGACTGGATGAATATCATCCCTATGGCCCAGTCTGGAAATGGCGGGGCCATGATAGATGAACACGGCAGGACAGATATTCAGGGACTCTATTGCTGTGGAGAATGTGCTACAGGCATGCACGGAGCCAACCGGATAGGCGGAGGTATGATTCTGTCTTCGCTTGTCTTTGGGAGAAGAGCCGGGGAACATGCTGCGGAAAATGTTGGCAATAAAATTTCAAAAGATGATTTCAGAGAATTATGTGCAGATGAACTATTCAGCAGCGGACACAGTTCTTTAGATATTTCTGCTGAAATTCAGAGCAAGGCAACCATATTGCTCGGTGAATCCGGTTACACTCTTCTTGAAAGTCTGAAAAAAAGGCTGGATGAAGGTTTTGCCGGGAATCTGGATATAACAGCTTACCTGATAATTCGTCACATGGCTGATTTGGAAGAGCAGATGAAAAAATCCGCTGCTTCCGATATTGTGTCCGCTATGTAA
- the pdxA gene encoding 4-hydroxythreonine-4-phosphate dehydrogenase PdxA → MKKICITLGDPNGLGPELCNRIFSERKAERPFLFLGPEQALEYHLDKFANGKKYWTRINELEDFRDAAPGYYLYCPPVIDNPVLKIGEPDIEGGRCAGESLKTAVEVLKSGLADALVTCPLNKAMLQLAGFDFPGHTEFLAQNLGVGRENVCMHLGGPKLKVSLVTTHPSIAELPSLITEERILLCLKLTAELVKSFGLSKPIAVCGLNPHAGESGRIGQEEIEIIEPALEKARSMGLDVEGPFPADTLFYFAAQGKYSAVLAMYHDQGLGPLKLFHFNEAINITLGLPYPRTSPDHGTGYDITGQGSASLESMVNALESAIIMAENKK, encoded by the coding sequence ATGAAAAAAATATGTATTACTCTAGGCGACCCTAATGGTCTGGGCCCTGAACTTTGCAATAGAATTTTTTCCGAAAGGAAGGCTGAGAGACCTTTCCTTTTTTTAGGCCCTGAACAGGCTTTGGAATATCACCTTGATAAATTTGCCAATGGTAAAAAATATTGGACCAGAATTAATGAGCTGGAAGATTTTCGTGATGCGGCTCCGGGGTATTATTTATATTGCCCGCCTGTAATTGATAATCCTGTTTTAAAGATAGGTGAACCTGATATTGAAGGCGGCCGCTGTGCCGGGGAATCTCTTAAAACCGCTGTGGAGGTTTTAAAGTCGGGACTTGCTGATGCTCTGGTAACCTGCCCGCTTAACAAAGCCATGCTGCAACTGGCAGGGTTTGATTTTCCGGGTCACACTGAATTTCTGGCCCAAAATCTTGGTGTGGGACGTGAAAATGTCTGCATGCATCTTGGTGGGCCAAAGCTCAAAGTAAGCCTTGTAACAACCCATCCTTCTATTGCAGAGCTTCCCTCCCTGATAACAGAAGAAAGAATTCTGCTCTGCCTGAAACTGACAGCTGAACTTGTTAAAAGTTTCGGACTAAGCAAACCGATAGCCGTGTGCGGTCTTAATCCGCATGCCGGTGAATCAGGCCGAATTGGGCAAGAGGAAATAGAGATTATAGAACCCGCGCTTGAAAAAGCCAGATCAATGGGTCTTGATGTAGAAGGGCCGTTTCCGGCAGATACTCTTTTCTATTTTGCTGCTCAGGGCAAATATTCCGCTGTTCTGGCCATGTACCATGATCAGGGACTCGGGCCGTTGAAACTTTTCCATTTCAATGAGGCGATAAACATTACCCTTGGTCTGCCTTATCCACGAACTTCTCCCGACCATGGGACAGGTTATGATATCACCGGTCAGGGATCGGCTTCGCTTGAGAGTATGGTCAATGCTCTGGAGAGCGCCATCATTATGGCTGAAAACAAAAAATAG
- a CDS encoding MFS transporter: MQRSDFTALIIICLLTMSAVATVFMNQAIFLELASFFHTSTASARFSFSMVSLSYSVTFLFAGPCMDNCNLPKVSVWSSFCLAAVLLAASFTGSYQGFVSCMIPIGVFAALVPASMFPYIATIAPDRKKGLYVGAIVASSTMGVIFGRVLSGIVTAIAGWSMAYITTSLLVLTLSLCMAFLVPSFRGSIIKNKIPVLKMYKNLFLLLSGKRTIALLLLGASLFFGFIGIVTFLSYRLNNAPFNFSSGQIGWISFTGITSLIAPVSGQLAAKFNIDKIIFYGLAAALAACFIVWKAISIPLISIGLLLLFLSVYTCQPLIFMKVGDNVPAESLGSASSLYIFFCIGGGSLASIFLGPVWIAFGWTGIIIACSSSIAVGLALLIGSRIDFR; the protein is encoded by the coding sequence ATGCAAAGATCAGATTTCACGGCACTCATAATTATATGTTTATTGACCATGTCGGCTGTAGCCACTGTTTTCATGAATCAGGCCATATTCCTTGAACTGGCTTCTTTTTTTCATACAAGTACAGCTTCTGCCAGATTTTCGTTCAGTATGGTCTCCCTGAGCTATTCTGTAACATTTCTGTTTGCAGGGCCGTGTATGGACAATTGCAATTTGCCTAAAGTCTCTGTCTGGAGTTCTTTTTGTCTAGCTGCTGTCCTGCTGGCAGCTTCATTTACCGGAAGCTATCAGGGCTTTGTCTCATGCATGATACCCATCGGCGTTTTTGCAGCTCTGGTTCCTGCTTCGATGTTTCCTTATATCGCAACTATAGCTCCAGATCGTAAGAAAGGTCTATATGTTGGAGCCATAGTAGCCTCAAGCACTATGGGCGTTATTTTCGGAAGAGTGCTTTCAGGCATAGTTACCGCTATTGCCGGCTGGAGTATGGCATACATTACAACTTCACTGCTTGTGCTGACTCTGTCTTTATGTATGGCATTTCTCGTTCCGTCGTTTAGGGGGTCGATAATTAAAAATAAGATACCTGTATTAAAAATGTATAAGAATTTATTTCTATTGCTGTCAGGAAAAAGGACTATTGCCCTGTTACTGCTTGGAGCTTCATTGTTTTTTGGCTTTATAGGGATTGTAACTTTTTTGAGCTACAGATTGAACAATGCTCCATTTAACTTCAGCTCCGGCCAGATAGGATGGATCAGTTTTACAGGGATCACCTCCCTTATTGCTCCGGTTTCAGGTCAATTAGCCGCAAAATTTAATATTGATAAAATTATTTTTTATGGATTGGCAGCAGCTTTGGCCGCTTGCTTTATTGTCTGGAAGGCCATTAGCATTCCTTTAATTTCAATCGGATTATTACTGCTGTTTCTTTCAGTTTATACCTGCCAGCCACTGATTTTTATGAAAGTCGGTGACAATGTACCTGCAGAATCTTTAGGGAGTGCTTCATCACTTTATATTTTTTTCTGCATAGGTGGAGGAAGCCTCGCCTCTATATTCCTTGGTCCTGTCTGGATCGCATTCGGATGGACCGGCATAATAATAGCCTGCTCATCGTCTATAGCCGTAGGGCTCGCTTTATTGATCGGCAGCAGAATTGATTTTAGATAA
- a CDS encoding helix-turn-helix domain-containing protein — protein sequence MSNLDFSILKTMRVKKGVSSEDVAKATGLTRATVLKVESISGNPTMSTIEALAQYFNLSASELIKMAEKSQCQKISPQQMERGPVTGRHLSFSDLEIFHFNAGSNLEIKSDPKFHEHTREIFYLIRGKLKITVGSEEYELTSGEALRFKALQDHKMTVLEDSEIIMIHHNLADFI from the coding sequence ATGAGCAACCTTGATTTTTCCATTCTAAAAACCATGCGGGTCAAAAAGGGAGTATCTTCTGAAGATGTGGCAAAAGCCACCGGACTTACCAGAGCAACAGTTCTGAAGGTGGAGAGCATAAGCGGAAATCCGACAATGAGCACGATTGAAGCCCTTGCCCAATACTTTAATCTGTCAGCAAGTGAATTGATAAAAATGGCCGAAAAATCACAGTGCCAGAAAATAAGCCCCCAACAAATGGAGAGAGGTCCGGTTACCGGACGGCACCTTTCGTTTAGCGATCTGGAAATATTTCATTTTAACGCAGGCAGTAATCTAGAAATTAAGTCCGATCCAAAATTCCATGAACACACCCGTGAAATATTTTATTTAATCAGGGGAAAACTGAAAATTACTGTAGGCAGTGAGGAATATGAACTGACTTCAGGTGAGGCTCTGCGCTTCAAGGCCTTGCAGGACCACAAAATGACCGTGCTTGAAGACTCCGAGATAATAATGATACACCATAATCTGGCAGATTTTATTTAG
- the glgB gene encoding 1,4-alpha-glucan branching protein GlgB, translated as MPETIPVYIAPFDLYLFGSGKHWDLYKILGAHPDVEDGVEGYRFAVWAPNAKDISVVGDFNGWDSSANPLYCVGSSGIRAGFIPGVTQGQHYKYDVTQYDGTRVVKTDPYAIKTEMRPGTASVTWSLDNYEWNDTDWMEERKAKGLPMKEALSCYEVHLGSWSRSGWDYLNYRDLAEKLVPYVKDLGFTHIEMLPIAEHPLDESWGYQTTHYFAPTSRHGTPDDFRYFIDYCHKEGIGVILDWVPGHFPKDSWGLGRFDGTALYEHADPRKGEHPDWGTYIFNFGRHEVRNFLLSNALYWLKEFHIDGIRIDAVASMLYLDYSRREGQWIPNEHGGNENLEAIELIKELNTVVHEHFPGAIMVAEESTSWPGVSRPVYTGGLGFTFKWNMGWMNDTLDYMEKEPVHRKYHQNSLTFSMIYAFSENFFLPLSHDEVVHGKGALLSKMPGDMWQQMANLRLLYSYQWAHPGKKLLFMGGEFGQWNEWDCRRELDWMLKRFPSHNGISNTVRDLNKILKENPAMHEEDVDWSGFEWVNFNDYSSSVISFLRKAEGSSPVLWVFNFTPVVREGYCLGCPLPGEWEEIFNSDASVYGGSNVGNNGGVVAEKAGDIGAFPYYLTMTLPPLGAIAFRPAE; from the coding sequence ATGCCGGAAACAATACCTGTATATATAGCACCTTTTGATCTTTATCTTTTTGGAAGCGGTAAGCATTGGGATTTATATAAAATACTGGGAGCACATCCTGATGTAGAGGATGGAGTTGAAGGATACCGTTTTGCCGTGTGGGCTCCTAATGCAAAAGATATCAGCGTGGTAGGAGATTTTAACGGGTGGGATAGTTCAGCTAATCCCCTCTATTGCGTGGGCAGTTCAGGCATAAGAGCCGGATTTATACCCGGTGTTACTCAGGGTCAGCACTATAAATATGATGTTACCCAGTATGACGGCACCAGAGTTGTAAAAACAGATCCTTATGCGATTAAAACTGAAATGAGGCCCGGCACGGCTTCTGTCACATGGTCGCTGGATAATTATGAATGGAACGATACGGACTGGATGGAGGAGCGCAAAGCAAAAGGTCTTCCTATGAAAGAAGCCCTTTCCTGCTATGAGGTTCATCTTGGCTCATGGAGCAGGTCCGGCTGGGATTATCTTAATTATCGTGATCTTGCGGAAAAGCTTGTTCCGTATGTGAAAGATCTTGGTTTCACCCATATTGAAATGTTGCCGATAGCCGAGCATCCGCTTGATGAATCATGGGGATACCAGACAACACACTATTTTGCTCCAACATCAAGACATGGAACTCCTGACGATTTCAGATATTTTATAGACTACTGCCATAAAGAGGGCATCGGGGTGATTCTTGACTGGGTTCCCGGACATTTTCCGAAAGATTCATGGGGATTAGGTCGTTTTGATGGTACAGCTCTGTATGAACATGCAGACCCCCGCAAAGGTGAGCATCCTGACTGGGGAACATATATTTTTAATTTCGGCAGGCATGAAGTTCGAAATTTTCTGCTTTCAAATGCTTTATACTGGCTCAAAGAGTTTCACATTGATGGAATTCGTATCGATGCTGTGGCCTCCATGCTTTACCTTGATTATTCACGCCGCGAAGGACAGTGGATTCCAAATGAGCACGGCGGCAATGAAAACCTTGAAGCAATTGAACTGATCAAAGAACTCAATACTGTTGTCCATGAACATTTTCCCGGAGCTATAATGGTTGCTGAAGAATCAACCTCATGGCCCGGAGTTTCACGCCCTGTTTACACAGGAGGCCTTGGTTTTACTTTCAAATGGAATATGGGCTGGATGAATGATACCCTTGATTATATGGAGAAAGAACCTGTTCATAGAAAGTATCACCAGAATAGCCTTACTTTTTCTATGATTTACGCCTTCAGTGAAAATTTTTTCCTGCCGCTGTCCCATGATGAAGTTGTGCATGGAAAAGGAGCTCTGCTGTCAAAAATGCCCGGTGATATGTGGCAGCAGATGGCTAACCTCAGATTGCTTTATTCTTATCAGTGGGCTCATCCGGGGAAAAAACTTCTTTTCATGGGGGGCGAGTTCGGTCAGTGGAATGAGTGGGACTGCCGCCGTGAACTGGACTGGATGTTGAAAAGGTTTCCTTCTCATAACGGCATCAGCAACACAGTTAGAGATTTAAATAAGATATTAAAAGAAAACCCGGCAATGCATGAAGAGGATGTTGACTGGTCCGGTTTTGAATGGGTCAACTTTAATGACTATTCTTCTTCTGTGATAAGCTTTTTGCGCAAGGCGGAAGGAAGCAGTCCTGTTTTATGGGTTTTCAATTTTACTCCTGTTGTGCGCGAAGGATATTGTCTGGGCTGTCCATTGCCCGGAGAATGGGAGGAAATATTTAATTCTGACGCCAGTGTATACGGCGGCTCTAATGTTGGTAACAATGGTGGAGTTGTAGCTGAAAAAGCAGGTGATATCGGTGCTTTTCCCTATTATCTGACCATGACCCTCCCACCGCTCGGGGCAATAGCTTTTAGACCTGCGGAGTAG